The following are encoded together in the Pectinophora gossypiella chromosome 14, ilPecGoss1.1, whole genome shotgun sequence genome:
- the LOC126372789 gene encoding mitotic checkpoint protein BUB3, whose amino-acid sequence MTVTRVGESRTEFKLKSLPEDAISSVKFAPKSNQFLLVSSWDCSVRLYDVSANVERHKYGHELPVLDVCFRDAVHSYSGGLDQTLKMYDLNAGNETILGEHKGAIRCVEFASEVNAVLTGSWDGTIKMWDSRLPNCVGTYNQGNERVYTMSIVGEKFVVGTSGRKIFVWDVRNMGHVNQRRESSLKYQTRCIRVFPNKQGYVLSSIEGRVAVEYLDSNPEVQKKKYAFKCHRIKDGGLEKIYPVNAISFHSVYNTFATGGSDGYVNIWDGFNKKRLCQFHRYNTAVSSLSFSHDGSALAIACSQLDETQIEEPKPEDTIYIRYVTDQETKPK is encoded by the exons ATGACCGTCACGCGGGTGGGAGAGTCCCGCACAGAGTTTAAATTGAAGAGCCTTCCTGAGGATGCTATATCAAGTGTGAAATTCGCTCCTAAATCGAATCAATTCTTGCTGGTGTCCTCGTGGGATTGTTCCGTAAGACTGTACGATGTGTCTGCGAACGTTGAAAGGCATAAATACGGCCATGAATTGCCCGTTTTGGATGTTTGCTTCCGG GATGCGGTCCACTCATACAGCGGTGGTCTCGACCAGACCCTTAAGATGTACGATCTCAATGCAGGCAATGAGACAATCCTAGGAGAACACAAGGGAGCTATTCGATGTGTGGAGTTTGCTAGCGAAGTGAACGCGGTACTCACTGGTAGTTGGGATGGTACCATTAAGATGTGGGATAGCCGCTTACCCAACTGTGTCGGTACTTATAACCAGGGAAATGAGAGG GTCTACACAATGAGTATAGTAGGCGAGAAATTCGTAGTGGGCACGTCTGGCCGTAAGATCTTCGTGTGGGACGTCCGTAACATGGGCCACGTCAACCAGAGACGGGAGTCCTCGCTCAAGTATCAAACCCGATGCATCCGTGTCTTCCCCAATAAGCAGGGTTACGTGTTGAGTTCTATTGAAGGACGGGTGGCCGTCGAGTACCTTGACAGCAATCCTGAAGTGCAGAAGAAAAAGTATGCTTTCAAGTGTCATAGGATTAAAGATGGAG GTCTCGAGAAAATCTACCCGGTGAACGCGATAAGCTTCCACTCTGTGTACAACACGTTCGCAACGGGAGGCTCGGATGGCTACGTCAACATTTGGGACGGTTTCAACAAGAAGCGACTCTGCCAGTTTCATCGCTACAATACGGCCGTCTCATCTCTCAGTTTCTCCCATGACGGGTCAGCTCTCGCCATCGCTTGCTCTCAACTAGATGAGACTCAGATCGAAGAGCCAAAACCAGAAGACACGATCTACATCAGATATGTGACCGATCAGGAAACGAAGCCCAAATGA
- the LOC126372721 gene encoding brefeldin A-inhibited guanine nucleotide-exchange protein 1: MQTNLKTKEMFIVRALEKILADKDIKRSYHSQLKKSCEVALEEIKTELKDGGQVESADSPSSGTLPLPKSDSSNIITAEKYFLPFELACQSKAARIVVTALDCLQKLIAYGHLTGNIPDSTTPRKLLIDRIVETICSCFTGPQTDEGVQLQIIKALLTVITSQHVEVHEGTVLLAVRTCYNIYLASKNLINQTTARATLTQMLNVIFTKMENQALESEGSTTTEIHKMSNGSVVNDDHHTAHTPANEENKDSIPPQAEIQEQLDDILEAKIIAKQIVDSVIDNAVTIASKKATEENQNGPDNNENPTDFQDSGSVSQESNGQIENSGGLEATMTRIPSQESVDVASENDNSVTAKFTHVLQKDAFLVFRALCKLSMKPLPEGTPDPKSHELRSKILSLHLLLSILQNAGPVFRNNEMFITAIKQYLCVALSKNGVSSVPEVFELSLAIFLALLQNFKVHLKKQIEVFFKEIFMNILETSSSSFEHKWMVIQALTRICGDAQSVVDIYVNYDCDLSAANLFQRLVNDVSKIAQGRQALELGATPNQEKSMRIRGLECLVSILKCMVEWSKELYINPNLQTTLGEKPVKEEIDHHSIKSHGGSSLSLVSTESSNIGNRETLDSPEQFEVLKQQKEVWETGIDLFNRKPKKGVAFLQEQGLLGTSTKEIAEWLLTDERLDKTFIGEFLGENDDHSKEVMYAYVDAMNFSNMDIVAALRHFLEGFRLPGEAQKIDRLMEKFAARYCTCNPNNTLFMSADTVYVLAFSIIMLTTDLHSPQVKNKMTKEQYIKLNSGISDNNDLPREYLSQIYDEIAGHEIKMKSTSKPGKHMIANEKKRKLVWNMEMEQISTAAKNLMESVSHVQTPFTTAKHVEHVRPMFKMAWTPFLAAFSVGLQDCDDPEIAALCLDGIRCAIRIACIFHMSLERDAYVQALARFTLLTANSPITEMKAKNIDTIKTLITVAHTDGNYLGSSWLDVVKCISQLELAQLIGTGVRPQFLSGSGIKPQPDSLKFSLMSLDPSVKEHIGETSSQSVVVAVDRIFTGSTRLDGDAIVDFVKALCQVSLDELSHPTNPRMFSLQKIVEISYYNMGRIRLQWSRIWQVLGDHFNKVGCSSNEDIAFFAVDSLRQLSMKFIEKGEFANFKFQKDFLRPFEHIMKKNSSPTIRDMVVRCIAQMVNSQAPNIKSGWKNIFSVFHLAASDQDEAIVDLAFQTTGKIITDLYEKQFPAMIDSFQDAVKCLSEFACNAKFPDTSMEAIRLVRSCATAVGASPQLFAEHAGLEGEAGAPEEDRVWLRGWFPLLFSLSCVVSRCKLDVRTRGLTVLFEIIKTHGESFRPHWWRDLFNILFRIFDNMKLPEHQLEKNEWMTTTCNHALYAIVDVFTQYFDILGSLLLEQLYAQLHWCVQQDNEQLARSGTNCLENLVISNGTKFKEDTWSKTCQIMLDIFNSTLPTTLLTWKPDENEEETPHVRHGILKKPQLGDDAKSSNRVFNSLLIKCVVQLELIQTIDNIVFYPATSRKEDAETLALAAAELTGGTPGTEQECQREEQGMYRLLSSPHLLRLVECLMCSHRFAKTFNTNNAQRNVLWKANFKGSVKPNMLKQETQSLACVMRILFKMYSDEARQEHWPAVQKSLITICCEALEYFAGVTSEAHRDAWTSILLLILTRILKMPDERFAAHVSSYYPLLCEITCFDLKPELRSVLRRVFIRIGPVFNIVPHTQ; the protein is encoded by the exons ATGCAAACCAATCTAAAAACAAAAGAGATGTTTATAGTCAGAGCTTTGGAAAAGATTTTAGCTGATAAGGACATAAAGCGGTCCTATCACAGTCAGCTGAAGAAGTCGTGTGAAGTGGCACTAG AGGAAATAAAAACAGAACTGAAAGATGGAGGCCAGGTGGAATCGGCGGATAGCCCATCATCAGGCACTCTTCCTCTGCCCAAGAGTGACTCGTCCAATATCATCACAGCTGAGAAGTATTTCCTGCCTTTTGAGCTGGCTTGCCAGAGTAAAGCAGCCAGGATAGTGGTCACAGCCCTGGACTGCCTGCAAAAGCTCATAGCCTATGGCCACCTTACTGGCAACATCCCTGACTCCACAACTCCAAGGAAACTTCTCATTGACCGGATAGTCGAAACCATCTGCAGTTGCTTCACTGGCCCACAGACAGATGAAGGAGTTCAACTTCAAATAATAAAAGCTCTCCTTACAGTCATCACTAGCCAGCATGTCGAGGTACATGAAGGCACAGTCCTCCTTGCTGTCCGAACATGCTACAACATCTACTTGGCTAGTAAAAATCTAATAAACCAAACAACAGCCAGAGCAACCCTCACTCAAATGCTTAATGTCATCTTTACCAAGATGGAAAATCAAGCTTTGGAGTCAGAGGGTAGCACCACCACtgaaatacataaaatgtctaATGGCAGTGTAGTAAATGATGATCATCATACTGCACATACACCAGCTAATGAAGAAAACAAAGATTCAATACCACCACAAGCAGAAATTCAAGAACAATTAGATGACATTTTAGAAGCTAAAATCATAGCTAAACAAATAGTTGATTCTGTAATAGACAATGCTGTAACAATAGCTTCTAAGAAGGCAACTGAAGAGAATCAAAATGGACCTGACAATAACGAAAATCCTACTGACTTCCAAGATAGTGGTAGTGTTTCCCAAGAAAGCAATGGTCAGATAGAAAATTCTGGTGGACTTGAAGCTACAATGACAAGGATTCCATcacaagaaagtgtggatgttGCTTCTGAAAATGATAACTCTGTAACAGCTAAATTCACACATGTACTTCAGAAAGACGCCTTCCTCGTCTTCAGAGCTCTATGTAAACTTTCGATGAAACCTCTCCCTGAAGGCACCCCTGACCCTAAGTCTCATGAGTTGAGGTCTAAAATTTTATCTTTGCATTTGCTCCTCTCTATCCTTCAAAATGCAGGACCTGTCTTCAGAAACAACGAGATGTTTATTACTGCTATCAAACAATACCTTTGCGTTGCCTTATCGAAAAACGGCGTAAGTTCAGTTCCTGAAGTCTTTGAACTTTCTCTGGCCATCTTTCTGGCACTCCTTCAAAACTTCAAAGTTCATCTTAAGAAGCAAATAGAAGTTTTCTTCAAAGAGATTTTCATGAATATCTTGGAGACATCAAGCTCCTCCTTTGAACACAAGTGGATGGTGATCCAAGCTTTAACCAGAATTTGTGGCGACGCCCAAAGCGTGGTCGATATATATGTCAATTATGACTGTGACTTGTCAGCTGCAAATTTGTTCCAGAGGTTGGTCAATGATGTATCAAAAATCGCGCAAGGCAGGCAAGCCTTAGAATTGGGGGCGACACCCAATCAAGAGAAATCCATGCGTATTAGAGGCCTAGAATGCCTAGTTTCAATACTAAAATGCATGGTGGAATGGAGCAAAGAACTCTATATTAATCCCAACCTACAGACAACCTTGGGGGAAAAACCTGTAAAAGAAGAGATAGATCATCATAGCATTAAATCGCACGGAGGCTCCAGTTTGAGTTTAGTATCAACAGAATCCAGTAATATTGGAAATAGAGAAACTTTAGATTCCCCAGAGCAGTTTGAAGTCCTAAAACAACAAAAAGAGGTATGGGAAACTGGCATTGACTTGTTTAACAGAAAACCTAAAAAGGGAGTGGCATTTTTACAAGAGCAAGGTTTGTTAGGAACATCTACAAAAGAAATTGCAGAATGGCTTCTTACTGATGAAAGGTTAGACAAAACTTTTATTGGAGAATTTCTCGGCGAAAATGACGATCATTCCAAGGAAGTTATGTATGCTTATGTTGATGCAATGAACTTTTCTAACATGGATATAGTGGCGGCTCTCCGTCACTTTTTAGAAGGCTTTAGATTGCCTGGGGAAGCACAGAAGATAGACAGGCTAATGGAAAAGTTCGCTGCACGATATTGCACATGCAACCCAAACAACACGCTATTTATGAGCGCCGACACAGTTTATGTATTAGCATTTTCTATAATAATGCTTACGACAGACCTACACTCGCCGCAAGTCAAGAATAAAATGACAAAGGAACAATACATTAAACTGAATAGCGGAATCAGCGACAATAACGATTTACCTCGTGAGTATTTATCTCAGATTTATGACGAGATCGCTGGCCACGAGATTAAAATGAAAAGCACTTCGAAACCGGGGAAACACATGATTGCCAATGAAAAGAAGCGCAAACTGGTGTGGAATATGGAGATGGAACAAATATCTACAGCTGCTAAGAACTTAATGGAATCCGTATCACATGTTCAGACTCCATTTACAACAGCCAAACATGTTGAGCATGTTCGACCTATGTTCAAAATGGCTTGGACACCATTCCTCGCGGCATTCTCAGTTGGACTACAGGATTGCGACGACCCCGAAATAGCTGCGCTATGTCTGGACGGAATCAGATGCGCTATCCGCATTGCCTGCATTTTCCACATGAGCCTAGAACGAGACGCTTACGTCCAAGCTCTTGCTAGATTTACGCTGCTGACAGCTAATTCACCAATCACAGAAATGAAAGCAAAGAACATTGACACAATCAAGACTTTGATTACAGTCGCACATACAGACGGAAACTATTTGGGATCGAGTTGGTTGGATGTTGTAAAGTGTATTTCTCAGCTAGAATTAGCTCAACTCATAGGAACAGGTGTGCGACCTCAATTTTTATCTGGATCTGGAATTAAGCCCCAGCCAGATTCTCTGAAATTCAGTCTCATGTCACTAGATCCCAGTGTCAAAGAGCACATAGGAGAAACAAGCTCTCAAAGCGTCGTAGTAGCGGTCGATAGAATATTTACTGGATCAACGAGACTTGATGGTGATGCTATTGTTGATTTTGTTAAGGCATTGTGTCAAGTATCATTGGACGAATTGAGCCATCCTACCAATCCCCGAATGTTTTCCCTGCAGAAGATTGTAGAGATTTCCTACTACAACATGGGCAGAATCAGGTTGCAGTGGTCACGTATTTGGCAAGTACTCGGTGATCACTTCAACAAAGTCGGCTGCAGTAGCAACGAAGACATCGCGTTCTTCGCAGTTGATTCTCTGAGGCAACTTTCAATGAAGTTCATAGAGAAAGGAGAGTTCGCTAACTTCAAATTCCAGAAAGATTTCTTGAGGCCATTTGAACACATCATGAAGAAAAACAGCTCACCGACAATAAGAGACATGGTGGTCAGATGTATCGCCCAGATGGTAAATTCTCAAGCGCCAAACATCAAATCTGGTTGGAAGAATATATTCTCGGTGTTCCATTTAGCAGCAAGCGATCAAGATGAGGCGATCGTAGATTTAGCATTCCAAACCACAGGCAAGATCATTACTGATTTGTACGAGAAGCAATTCCCAGCGATGATTGATTCATTCCAAGACGCAGTCAAATGTCTATCAGAATTCGCATGCAATGCAAAATTCCCCGACACGTCTATGGAAGCAATAAGACTGGTGAGATCCTGCGCGACAGCAGTGGGGGCGTCTCCGCAGCTGTTCGCAGAACACGCGGGACTCGAAGGAGAGGCCGGGGCTCCTGAAGAGGACAGAGTGTGGTTGAGAGGATGGTTCCCTTTGCTATTCTCTCTCTCGTGTGTCGTCAGCCGCTGCAAGCTAGATGTGCGGACACGCGGACTGACGGTCTTATTTGAGATTATAAAAACCCACGGCGAATCATTCCGTCCACATTGGTGGAGAgatttattcaatattttattcaGAATCTTTGACAATATGAAGCTACCTGAACATCAATTAGAGAAAAACGAATGGATGACTACAACTTGCAATCACGCGTTGTATGCTATCGTAGATGTCTTCACGCAATACTTTGACATTCTCGGCTCTCTTTTGCTGGAGCAGTTATATGCGCAGCTGCACTGGTGCGTGCAGCAGGACAACGAACAGCTCGCCCGCTCTGGCACCAACTGTTTGGAAAATCTAGTCATTTCGAACGGCACCAAATTCAAAGAAGATACATGGAGCAAGACGTGTCAGATTATGTTGGACATATTCAACAGCACGTTGCCGACGACGTTGCTTACGTGGAAACCCGACGAGAACGAGGAGGAAACACCACACGTGCGTCATGGGATATTAAAGAAACCTCAACTCGGTGATGATGCTAAGTCCTCCAATAGGGTTTTCAACAGCCTACTGATCAAATGCGTAGTGCAGCTCGAATTAATTCAAACAATTGACAATATAGTGTTCTACCCTGCGACTTCGAGGAAGGAAGACGCAGAAACATTAGCGCTAGCTGCGGCGGAGCTGACTGGGGGCACTCCGGGGACTGAACAAGAATGTCAGCGTGAAGAGCAAGGCATGTACAGGCTGCTGAGTTCACCACACCTGCTGCGACTCGTGGAATGCCTTATGTGTAGTCATCGATTTGCGAAGACATTTAATACTAATAACGCTCAGCGAAACGTTTTGTGGAAAGCTAATTTCAAGGGGTCTGTGAAGCCAAATATGTTGAAGCAAGAGACGCAGTCTTTGGCTTGTGTGATGCGGATATTGTTCAAGATGTACAGCGACGAGGCGCGGCAGGAGCACTGGCCGGCGGTGCAGAAGAGCCTGATAACGATATGTTGCGAGGCGCTGGAGTACTTCGCTGGAGTGACGAGTGAGGCGCACCGGGACGCCTGGACGTCCATCCTGCTGCTCATCCTCACGAGAATACTGAAGATGCCCGACGAAAGA TTTGCGGCGCATGTGTCCAGCTACTACCCACTGCTGTGCGAGATCACGTGCTTCGACCTGAAGCCTGAGCTCAGGTCCGTGCTGCGCCGTGTCTTCATCCGCATCGGACCCGTCTTCAACATCGTGCCACACACGCAATAA
- the LOC126372776 gene encoding actin-related protein 2/3 complex subunit 1A-B produces MSQTLTFGDSCAPITCHAWNKDRTQIAFSPNNNEVHIYQKEGNEWKQTNNLVEHDLKVMGIDWAPNTNRIVTCSVDRNAYVWTQGDDGKWTTTLVLLRINRAATCVKWSPNENKFAVGSGARLISICYFEKENNWWVSKHIKKPIRSTVTTLDWHPNNMLLVAGSADFKVRVFSAYIKDIEDQPGPNVWGSKLPLGQLLAEFPNSPSGGGWVHSVSFSADGNKVAWVGHDSSINVADATQGKAVIKLKTEFLPFLGCNWISNNSLIVAGHSCIPLLYCHDGNDIKFVAKLDNTQRKESGGLSAMKKFQSLDRQARIETNDTFLDSIHQNAITSITLYKGTKANAKKFSTSGLDGQLVIWDLDSLERSIEGLKIV; encoded by the exons ATGTCGCAAACTTTGACTTTTGGTGACTCATGCGCTCCGATTACTTGCCATGCCTGGAACAAGGATCGAACCC AAATTGCATTTTCACCAAACAACAACGAAGTGCACATATACCAGAAGGAAGGCAATGAGTGGAAGCAGACTAACAACCTCGTGGAACATGACCTCAAAGTCATGGGCATAGACTGGGCACCCAACACCAACAGGATTGTCACCTGTTCTGTGGACAGGAATGCTTATGTGTGGACTCAGGGTGATGATGGCAAGTGGACAACTACCCTGGTACTCCTGCGTATCAACCGCGCTGCCACATGTGTGAAATGGTCTCCCAATGAGAACAAGTTTGCAGTTGGTTCTGGTGCCAGACTGATCTCAATCTGTTACTTTGAGAAGGAGAATAATTGGTGGGTATCCAAGCATATCAAGAAGCCCATAAGGTCCACTGTGACCACTCTTGACTGGCATCCAAACAACATGCTTTTAGTTGCCGGGTCTGCTGATTTTAAAGTGAGAGTCTTCTCTGCATACATTAAGGACATTGAAGACCAGCCCGGCCCAAATGTGTGGGGATCAAAGCTGCCTTTAGGTCAGCTATTGGCTGAATTCCCCAACTCACCATCTGGTGGAGGCTGGGTTCACAGTGTGTCCTTTTCGGCTGATGGGAATAAAGTGGCTTGGGTTGGACATGACAGCTCCATCAATGTAGCTGACGCTACACAGGGAAAAGCTGTTATCAAACTAAAGACTGAATTTCTACCGTTCTTGGGATGTAATTGGATCTCCAACAACTCTTTGATTGTGGCAGGCCACAGCTGCATTCCACTGCTTTACTGCCATGACGGGAATGACATCAAATTCGTGGCCAAACTTGACAATACTCAGAGAAAGGAGTCTGGAGGACTGTCTGCCATGAAGAAATTCCAAAGTCTCGACCGACAGGCTCGCATCGAGACCAATGACACATTCCTTGACTCCATTCACCAGAATGCAATTACTTCTATTACCCTTTATAAGGGAACAAAGGCTAATGCTAAGAAGTTCAGTACCTCTGGACTAGATGGACAACTTGTCATTTGGGATCTGGACTCCCTGGAGAGGTCCATTGAAGGGCTCAAGATAGTCTAA
- the LOC126372798 gene encoding translin-associated protein X yields MSGRGRYRGHRNRHSQPTLSSVARETATSLAADSPVLAMFRQAAIQLNERQDRHERLVKLSRDITIESKRIIFLLHSAVTNESAVKAVQEAKERLQKVMNGPLKSIGIELENIPAYLHSRAVTAGFQEFIEALTLCSVIDKKAIITYPEVQKELTYVIKENEEDEGKTIITLLPHNDYMLGIADLTGELMRRAINSISSGESEDCFHSCQVVRDLYTGYLGLFGIGKELARKMSTTRANVSKVEQAVYALRVRGGEAPPPLLLAPPAPAPDWDACTADDDEGYY; encoded by the exons ATGTCTGGAAGAG GAAGATATCGCGGCCACCGTAACAGGCACAGTCAGCCTACACTGTCTTCGGTGGCGCGGGAGACAGCCACATCCCTTGCAGCGGATAGCCCTGTCCTGGCGATGTTCAGACAGGCAGCGATACAACTGAACGAGCGTCAAGACAGACACGAAAGACTGGTTAAACTCTCCCGGGACATAACGATTGAAAGCAAGAGGATTATCTTTTTACTGCACTCTGCGGTCAC GAATGAGTCTGCTGTCAAGGCAGTGCAGGAAGCTAAAGAACGGCTTCAGAAAGTAATGAATGGACCATTAAAATCAATTGGCATAGAACTTGAAAACATCCCAGCATACCTCCACTCTAGGGCTGTCACAGCTGGTTTCCAAGAGTTTATAGAAGCTCTAACACTATGCTCTGTTATTGATAAGAAGGCTATTATAACGTACCCTGAGGTACAGAAAGAACTAACTTATGTAATCAAGGAAAATGAGGAAGATGAGGGCAAGACAATAATAACACTGTTACCTCATAATGACTACATGCTCGGCATAGCAGATTTGACCGGGGAACTCATGAGACGGGCAATAAACAGTATTTCCAGTGGAGAGAGTGAAGACTGTTTCCATTCTTGTCAAGTTGTAAGGGATCTTTACACTGGGTATTTAG GTCTTTTCGGTATAGGCAAAGAGCTCGCGCGCAAGATGTCAACGACCCGAGCGAACGTGTCCAAGGTGGAGCAGGCGGTGTACGCGCTGCGCGTGCGCGGGGGcgaggcgccgccgccgctgctgctggcgccgcccgcgcccgcgcccgacTGGGACGCCTGCACCGCCGACGACGACGAGGGATACTATTGA